A single genomic interval of Noviherbaspirillum cavernae harbors:
- a CDS encoding IS481 family transposase: MSWKAIDTMTLRQEFLSLARQEGVNMSALCAQFGISRKTGYRLLARVAEEGLAGMADRSRRPLHSPQRTDADVEELVVGLRKEHPAWGARKLQRRLRDLGHQGIPTPSTITRILHRHHLVDPQASEDSTPWTRFEHAAPNDLWQMDFKGCFETASATCHPLTVIDDHSRYNLTLAACARPNREHVQAALQDVFRRHGMPVRINADNGSPWGSPSRHEHGITRLTIWLIQLGIQISHSRPAHPQTNGKNERFHRSLKREVLRGQCFRDLDEAQEAFDGWRQVYNHERPHEALGLATPVTRYRPSRRVYPETLPEIHYRDGDLVQVVGWDGKIVVQGRRFRVSNALHTHPIAARPHPRQDGVFDLYFAHHRFGQIDLRTTKGDD; this comes from the coding sequence ATGTCCTGGAAAGCGATAGACACGATGACTCTGCGTCAGGAATTTCTCTCATTGGCCCGTCAGGAGGGAGTGAACATGAGTGCGCTATGTGCGCAGTTCGGCATCAGCCGCAAGACCGGCTACAGGCTATTGGCCCGCGTGGCCGAAGAGGGATTGGCCGGAATGGCTGACCGCTCGCGCCGGCCATTGCACAGCCCGCAGCGCACGGATGCCGACGTCGAGGAGCTGGTGGTCGGACTGCGCAAGGAACATCCGGCCTGGGGTGCACGCAAGCTGCAGCGGCGCTTGCGCGATCTGGGCCATCAAGGCATCCCGACACCCAGCACCATCACTCGCATCCTGCACCGGCACCATCTGGTCGATCCGCAGGCCAGTGAAGACAGTACGCCATGGACACGTTTCGAGCATGCCGCACCCAACGATCTGTGGCAAATGGACTTCAAGGGCTGCTTCGAGACGGCCTCGGCTACCTGCCATCCGCTGACCGTCATTGACGACCACTCGCGCTACAACCTGACGCTTGCAGCCTGTGCCCGCCCCAACCGGGAACACGTACAGGCAGCACTGCAGGATGTGTTTCGCCGCCATGGCATGCCGGTCCGCATCAACGCCGACAACGGCTCCCCCTGGGGCAGCCCGTCACGACATGAGCACGGCATCACCAGACTGACCATCTGGCTGATCCAGCTGGGCATCCAGATCAGCCATAGTCGTCCAGCGCACCCGCAGACCAATGGCAAGAACGAACGCTTCCATCGCAGCCTGAAGCGCGAAGTGCTGCGAGGACAATGCTTCCGTGATCTGGACGAGGCGCAGGAGGCGTTCGATGGCTGGCGGCAAGTGTACAACCATGAACGGCCGCATGAGGCGCTGGGACTGGCCACGCCGGTGACGCGTTACCGGCCCAGCCGGCGGGTCTATCCGGAGACATTGCCGGAGATTCATTACCGCGATGGCGATCTGGTACAGGTAGTGGGGTGGGACGGCAAGATCGTTGTGCAGGGGCGCCGCTTCAGGGTCTCCAATGCCTTGCACACGCATCCGATTGCGGCTCGTCCGCATCCTCGGCAGGACGGCGTGTTCGATCTGTACTTTGCGCACCATCGCTTCGGCCAGATCGACTTGCGCACGACAAAAGGAGACGATTAA
- a CDS encoding ABC transporter ATP-binding protein: MIEAKNIHVVFKPGTVLENHALQGASLSIPAGQFVTVIGTNGAGKSTFLNVLAGVIPVSEGKLTVAGQDITRWPVRERARLLSRVFQDPLAGTCEQLTIEENMALALKRTTPRGLSNALRAEYRDRFRESLSRLGLGLENRLHDQMGLLSGGQRQAVSLLMATLAETKVLLLDEHTAALDPKTADFVMQLTDGLVREKKLTVMMVTHSMRQALDYGDRTVMFHKGNIAFDVQGEKRSKFDVPDLLRLFSESCHEQIEDDALLFG; this comes from the coding sequence ATGATTGAAGCGAAAAACATTCATGTGGTGTTCAAGCCGGGCACCGTGCTGGAAAACCATGCGCTGCAAGGTGCTTCGCTCTCGATCCCGGCAGGCCAGTTCGTGACCGTGATCGGCACCAACGGCGCGGGCAAGTCGACGTTCCTCAACGTGCTGGCGGGCGTGATCCCGGTCAGCGAAGGCAAGCTGACGGTGGCCGGACAGGACATCACGCGCTGGCCGGTGCGCGAACGCGCGCGCCTGCTGTCGCGGGTGTTCCAGGACCCGCTGGCGGGCACCTGCGAGCAGCTGACGATCGAGGAAAACATGGCGCTTGCGTTGAAGCGCACCACGCCGCGCGGCCTGTCGAATGCGCTGCGCGCCGAGTACCGCGACCGCTTCCGCGAATCGCTGTCGCGTCTGGGCCTCGGGCTGGAAAACCGCCTGCACGACCAGATGGGCCTGCTGTCGGGCGGCCAGCGCCAGGCGGTCAGCCTGTTGATGGCGACGCTGGCGGAAACCAAGGTGCTGCTGCTGGACGAACACACCGCCGCGCTCGATCCGAAGACCGCCGATTTCGTGATGCAGCTGACCGACGGCCTCGTGCGCGAAAAGAAGCTGACCGTGATGATGGTCACGCACAGCATGCGGCAGGCGCTCGATTACGGCGATCGCACCGTGATGTTCCACAAGGGGAACATCGCATTCGATGTGCAAGGCGAGAAGCGCAGCAAGTTCGACGTGCCTGATCTGCTGCGCCTGTTCTCCGAATCCTGCCATGAGCAGATTGAGGACGACGCCTTGTTGTTTGGCTGA
- the hutU gene encoding urocanate hydratase, with protein sequence MNSITENTQLNNLTNDPRWDASREIRAPRGSEKVCKSWQTEAAYRMLQNNLDPEVAENPKHLVVYGGIGRAARNWECYDRILDVLKNLNDDESLLVQSGKPVGVFQTHPDAPRVLLANSNLVPKWGNWEHFNELDRKGLFMYGQMTAGSWIYIGSQGIVQGTYETFGEAGRQHFGGSLAGRWILTAGLGGMGGAQPLAATLAGAVSLNIECQQSSIDFRLRTRYLDKQAKDIDDAIALIKYHTERKETVSIGLLGNAAEILPELVKRAKAGGIKPDLVTDQTSAHDLINGYLPAGWSVAQWKAAQQDQGQHAKLSDAAAKSCAIHVQAMLDFQALGSYVVDYGNNIRQVALDQGVKNAFDFPGFVPAYIRPLFCEGKGPFRWVALSGDPEDIYKTDAKIKELFPDNKHVHNWLDMARDRIAFQGLPARICWLGLGERHIAGLAFNEMVKNGELKAPIVIGRDHLDTGSVASPNRETESMKDGTDAVSDWPLLNALLNTAGGATWVSLHHGGGVGMGYSQHSGVVIVADGTEAAAKRLGRVLVNDCGSGVMRHADAGYETAIACAKRNGLNLPMLK encoded by the coding sequence ATGAACAGCATCACCGAGAACACCCAACTGAACAACCTGACCAACGACCCGCGCTGGGATGCATCCCGCGAGATCCGCGCGCCGCGCGGCAGCGAGAAGGTCTGCAAGAGCTGGCAAACCGAAGCGGCCTACCGCATGCTGCAAAACAACCTCGACCCGGAAGTGGCCGAGAACCCGAAGCACCTCGTGGTATACGGCGGCATCGGCCGCGCCGCGCGCAACTGGGAATGCTACGACAGGATCCTCGACGTCCTGAAGAACCTGAACGACGACGAATCGCTCTTGGTGCAATCCGGCAAGCCGGTCGGCGTGTTCCAGACCCATCCCGACGCCCCGCGCGTCTTGCTCGCCAACTCCAACCTCGTGCCGAAATGGGGCAACTGGGAGCACTTCAACGAACTCGACCGCAAGGGCCTGTTCATGTACGGCCAGATGACCGCCGGCTCCTGGATCTACATCGGCAGCCAGGGCATCGTGCAAGGCACCTATGAAACCTTCGGCGAAGCCGGCCGCCAGCACTTCGGCGGCAGCCTCGCCGGCCGCTGGATCCTGACCGCCGGCCTCGGCGGCATGGGCGGCGCGCAGCCGCTGGCCGCCACCCTGGCCGGTGCCGTCTCGCTCAACATCGAATGCCAGCAATCCAGCATCGACTTCCGCCTGCGCACCCGCTACCTCGACAAGCAGGCGAAAGACATCGACGACGCCATCGCCCTGATCAAATACCACACCGAACGCAAGGAAACCGTCTCCATCGGCCTGCTCGGCAACGCCGCCGAAATCCTGCCGGAACTGGTCAAGCGCGCCAAGGCCGGCGGCATCAAGCCCGACCTCGTCACCGACCAGACCTCGGCGCACGACCTCATCAACGGCTACCTGCCGGCCGGCTGGAGCGTGGCGCAATGGAAAGCCGCGCAGCAAGACCAAGGCCAGCACGCCAAATTGAGCGATGCCGCCGCCAAGTCTTGCGCCATCCACGTGCAAGCCATGCTCGACTTCCAGGCGCTCGGCAGCTACGTGGTCGACTACGGCAACAACATCCGTCAGGTCGCGCTGGATCAAGGCGTCAAGAACGCGTTCGACTTCCCCGGCTTCGTCCCCGCCTACATCCGTCCGCTGTTCTGCGAAGGCAAGGGCCCGTTCCGCTGGGTGGCCCTGTCCGGCGACCCCGAAGACATCTACAAGACCGACGCCAAGATCAAGGAACTGTTCCCCGACAACAAGCACGTGCACAACTGGCTCGACATGGCACGCGACCGCATCGCCTTCCAGGGCTTGCCGGCACGCATCTGCTGGCTCGGCCTCGGTGAACGCCACATCGCCGGTCTCGCCTTCAATGAAATGGTCAAGAACGGCGAACTGAAAGCCCCGATCGTCATCGGCCGCGACCACCTCGACACCGGCTCGGTCGCCAGCCCGAACCGCGAAACCGAAAGCATGAAGGACGGCACCGACGCCGTCTCCGACTGGCCGCTGTTGAACGCCCTCTTGAACACCGCCGGCGGCGCGACCTGGGTCAGCCTGCACCACGGCGGTGGCGTCGGCATGGGTTACTCGCAGCACTCCGGCGTGGTGATCGTGGCCGACGGCACCGAGGCCGCCGCCAAGCGTCTGGGCCGGGTGCTGGTCAACGACTGCGGCTCGGGCGTGATGCGCCATGCCGATGCCGGCTACGAGACGGCGATTGCATGTGCCAAGCGCAATGGCTTGAATTTGCCGATGCTGAAGTAA
- a CDS encoding NADPH:quinone oxidoreductase family protein — MKAWIVQDLQGAPQLVEQPVPEPQQGQVLVRVSHAALNFSDVLMTQGAYQIKPPLPFVPGQEVSGHIERAPYGSAFKPGDLIAAKVVWGAFGEYAIVDEEKLIRVPKGLPLARAAALPVVWPTAWIALHDRAAVRAGETVLIHAAAGGVGLAAIQLAVNAGATVIATAGSDDKLELCRERGATHVINYRTSDWLQQVLDITGKKGADVIIDPVGGDITDGSMKCLAYRGRLCIVGFAGGRIAEIKSNRLLLKNASAVGVYWSHERDLDLIRRAVDDIGKQIEAGKLTVDIGSRYPMEKLNSALDDLASRKTVGKLILDIAGSD; from the coding sequence ATGAAGGCATGGATCGTTCAGGATCTGCAGGGAGCACCGCAGCTCGTGGAGCAGCCGGTCCCCGAACCGCAGCAGGGACAGGTGCTGGTGCGCGTGAGCCACGCGGCGCTCAATTTTTCCGACGTGCTGATGACGCAGGGCGCGTACCAGATCAAGCCGCCGCTGCCCTTCGTGCCGGGGCAGGAAGTCAGCGGCCACATCGAACGTGCGCCTTACGGCAGCGCATTCAAGCCGGGCGACCTGATCGCGGCCAAGGTGGTGTGGGGCGCGTTCGGCGAATACGCCATCGTCGATGAAGAGAAACTGATTCGCGTGCCGAAGGGCTTGCCGCTGGCGCGCGCCGCCGCCTTGCCGGTGGTGTGGCCGACCGCATGGATTGCATTGCATGATCGCGCTGCCGTGCGTGCCGGTGAAACGGTGCTGATCCACGCGGCCGCAGGCGGCGTCGGCCTGGCCGCGATACAGCTGGCCGTCAATGCCGGCGCAACCGTGATCGCCACCGCCGGCAGCGACGACAAGCTGGAACTGTGCCGCGAGCGCGGTGCCACCCACGTGATCAACTACCGCACCTCCGACTGGCTGCAGCAGGTGCTCGACATCACCGGCAAGAAGGGCGCGGACGTCATCATCGATCCGGTCGGCGGCGACATCACCGACGGCAGCATGAAGTGCCTCGCCTATCGCGGCCGCCTGTGCATCGTCGGCTTTGCCGGCGGGCGCATCGCCGAGATCAAGAGCAACCGCCTGCTGCTCAAGAATGCATCGGCGGTCGGCGTGTACTGGAGCCACGAGCGCGACCTCGATCTGATCCGCCGCGCGGTCGACGACATCGGCAAGCAGATCGAAGCAGGCAAGCTGACGGTCGACATCGGATCGCGTTATCCGATGGAGAAACTGAACAGCGCGCTCGACGATCTGGCATCACGCAAAACCGTCGGCAAGCTGATCCTCGACATCGCCGGATCCGACTGA
- a CDS encoding ABC transporter permease: MNMYSFLGALESGLLFGLVALGTLLTFRILNFPDITVEGSFPLGAAVAATLISHDINPFVATGCAALAGAAAGSITIYMNVRLRILHILAGILVSVALYSVNLRVMGRPNTPLLGQDTVFSFLSHLPLPSEWAVPVALLVGMTVLVLLLNRFLQSEVGLAMRATGANERMAAANGVNTDRMKWLGLALGNALVAVGGALFAQTQGAADVNMGVGVIVIGFAAVIGGAALMPQRTMLLALISAVIGAVVYKLIVSLALSFDGFGITPSDLNIVTALLVAFALVAPDTKLFKRGRSRTALKKVQS, translated from the coding sequence GTGAATATGTATTCCTTTCTTGGCGCGCTGGAGTCCGGACTGTTGTTCGGCCTGGTTGCGCTGGGGACTCTGTTGACCTTCCGGATCCTGAACTTTCCGGACATTACGGTCGAAGGCAGCTTTCCCCTTGGTGCCGCAGTCGCGGCGACGCTGATTTCGCATGACATCAACCCCTTCGTGGCCACCGGCTGTGCCGCCCTGGCGGGTGCGGCGGCGGGCAGCATCACCATCTACATGAACGTGCGCCTGCGCATCCTGCACATCCTCGCCGGCATCCTGGTGTCAGTCGCGCTGTACTCGGTCAACCTGCGCGTGATGGGGCGTCCCAATACGCCGCTGCTCGGGCAGGACACCGTGTTCAGCTTCCTGTCGCACCTGCCGCTGCCGAGCGAATGGGCAGTGCCGGTCGCGCTGCTGGTGGGCATGACCGTGCTGGTGCTGCTGCTGAACCGCTTCCTGCAATCGGAGGTGGGTCTGGCGATGCGCGCCACCGGCGCCAACGAGCGGATGGCCGCCGCCAACGGCGTCAACACGGATCGCATGAAATGGCTCGGCCTGGCATTGGGCAATGCGCTGGTCGCGGTTGGCGGTGCGCTGTTTGCGCAGACGCAGGGAGCGGCCGACGTGAACATGGGCGTGGGCGTGATCGTGATCGGCTTTGCCGCCGTGATCGGCGGCGCGGCGCTGATGCCTCAGCGCACCATGCTGCTGGCGCTGATCTCCGCAGTGATCGGCGCCGTGGTCTACAAGCTGATCGTGTCGCTGGCGCTGAGTTTCGACGGCTTCGGCATCACGCCGTCCGATCTCAACATCGTCACGGCGCTGCTGGTGGCCTTCGCCCTGGTCGCACCGGATACGAAACTGTTCAAACGCGGCCGCAGCCGCACCGCTTTGAAGAAGGTGCAGTCATGA
- a CDS encoding CaiB/BaiF CoA transferase family protein, which translates to MLSGIKVVDLSRVMSGPYCTALLADMGAEVIKIETPGSGDDSRHFGPHVNDYSVYFAQLNRNKKSITLNLKQPEACEVLRKLVADADVVVENFRPGVAKRLGVDYESLSAINPRLVYLSISGFGQSGNLREQPAYDLVIQAMSGLMHITGTPDGDPTCVGESIADMWTGLFGSWSILAALLSRERGGPGRYIDLAMFDAMLALQVTAFSRLLADGKAPMRVGNRHPMTTPVDSFPARDGHVVAVVSHDGAFRKFAAMIGKPELNDDPRFCNKTVRSANVDELKAIISAWTRTHTVEEVLSDCREADIPAGPVWDLATAHRQLQEQSTHMLHAMAHPLCGPMQFMQQPARFSDAPNEAQRDPMLGEHTVEVLKGLGMNDADIEQLKQRQAI; encoded by the coding sequence ATGCTTTCCGGTATCAAGGTGGTGGATTTGTCGCGGGTCATGTCCGGCCCGTACTGCACCGCCTTGCTGGCTGACATGGGCGCGGAAGTGATCAAGATCGAGACGCCCGGCAGCGGCGACGATTCGCGGCACTTTGGTCCCCATGTCAATGATTACAGCGTGTACTTCGCGCAGCTCAACCGCAACAAGAAAAGCATCACGCTCAACTTGAAGCAGCCCGAGGCTTGCGAGGTCTTGCGCAAGCTGGTGGCCGATGCCGACGTGGTGGTGGAGAACTTCCGGCCCGGCGTGGCGAAACGTCTCGGTGTCGATTACGAGAGTCTCTCCGCCATCAATCCGCGTCTGGTCTATCTCAGCATCTCCGGCTTCGGCCAGAGCGGCAATCTGCGCGAGCAGCCGGCCTACGACCTCGTGATCCAGGCGATGTCGGGCCTGATGCACATCACCGGCACGCCCGACGGCGATCCGACCTGCGTCGGCGAATCGATCGCCGACATGTGGACCGGCCTGTTCGGCTCGTGGTCGATTCTCGCGGCATTGCTGTCGCGCGAGCGCGGCGGCCCCGGCCGCTACATCGACCTCGCGATGTTCGACGCCATGCTGGCCTTGCAGGTGACGGCGTTCAGCCGCCTGCTGGCCGACGGCAAGGCGCCGATGCGGGTCGGCAATCGTCATCCGATGACGACGCCGGTGGACAGTTTCCCGGCGCGCGACGGACACGTGGTGGCGGTGGTTAGCCATGACGGCGCATTCCGCAAGTTCGCCGCCATGATCGGCAAACCTGAACTGAATGACGATCCGCGCTTCTGCAACAAGACGGTGCGCAGCGCGAACGTGGATGAACTGAAGGCAATCATTTCCGCATGGACGCGTACGCACACGGTCGAGGAAGTCCTGAGTGACTGCCGCGAAGCCGATATCCCCGCCGGTCCGGTGTGGGATCTGGCAACGGCGCATCGGCAATTGCAGGAACAGAGCACGCACATGCTGCATGCGATGGCCCACCCGCTGTGCGGTCCGATGCAGTTCATGCAGCAGCCGGCGCGCTTCTCCGACGCGCCGAATGAAGCGCAGCGCGACCCGATGCTGGGCGAGCATACCGTCGAAGTGCTGAAGGGACTCGGCATGAACGACGCGGACATCGAACAACTCAAACAGAGGCAGGCAATATGA